One genomic window of Candidatus Eisenbacteria bacterium includes the following:
- a CDS encoding regulatory protein RecX, translated as MARESAGSASRPMTLSPERAGSEEAAKEAALRILARGPRTEREVEDRLRGRGYHSDAVERALERLRRVSLLDDRAFVRSFLRTELFKAPQGKRLLEVKLRRRGVSDALIRDVDALLEEDPDLTGRSLASEGGRAAAGAAQLRRRYARLKPELYRRRMQQALARRGFAWDTIREILGEDT; from the coding sequence ATGGCAAGGGAGAGCGCCGGGTCCGCATCTAGACCGATGACACTGAGCCCCGAGCGGGCGGGTTCGGAGGAGGCCGCGAAGGAGGCGGCTCTGAGGATCCTCGCCCGCGGGCCCCGCACCGAGCGGGAGGTGGAGGACCGCCTCCGCGGGCGCGGGTATCATTCGGATGCGGTGGAGCGCGCCCTCGAGCGCCTCCGCCGCGTCTCGCTACTGGACGACCGCGCCTTCGTGCGGTCTTTTTTGCGAACGGAGCTCTTCAAGGCGCCGCAGGGAAAGCGGCTTCTGGAGGTGAAGCTCAGGCGCCGGGGCGTCTCGGACGCGCTGATCCGGGACGTGGACGCGCTGCTCGAAGAGGACCCCGACCTCACGGGCCGCTCGCTCGCGAGCGAGGGAGGGCGCGCCGCGGCGGGCGCGGCGCAGCTTCGACGCCGTTACGCGCGGCTCAAGCCCGAGCTGTACCGACGCCGCATGCAGCAGGCGCTCGCCCGGCGGGGATTCGCCTGGGACACCATCCGAGAAATCCTGGGAGAGGACACGTAA